gaacatgttgtcagcagaAGCTAGTCCCTGGTgaaagacagcatgcttgatGAAGTAGAGTGGCGTCAGAAAAGAGGCACTCCTggctgagatggactgacacggtgcactccaaaatgggctcaagcagaacaacACTTCTGAGGACtgggcagaaccaggcagtgtttcattccattgtacatagTCGCTCTGACTCAAAACTGACTCACTCGATGGCACAGAACACGAAAAGGACATGCTAGAGAGAGCTCGTCAAACACCACAGGATTTAGGATCACGgtctcagaaggagccctggtggcatgtatgtcagttacatgctgggctgccaactgcaaagtcagccatGTGAACCCACTCCGAAACCCATCACGGTAGTTCTGTAGGGTCGCCATCACTGGTAATCcaatcaatggcaatgagtttgcacGTGGGTTTTTGCCTTAGTGGGAGAGGCTGGGCCTTGTGATCCTGAAATCTCTAGTGGATTCCAAGTGCAGCAAGGCATCCAACCCTCGAAGCGGGTGCCCCCTGATGTTGGAATCTGTGTTTGTATAACTCCAATAGAATTTCTGAAATGTAggttgattttttgttttcccttgatATAAAAAGACCTTTGTCAATGTCCAGGTGGAATTGTTGAGcatgcattagactgctaacctcagggccGACAGTTTAAACCCTCCAGCTATTCTGAGGGACATCGATGAGACTCCCTGCTCTCTcaaagatgtacaaccttggaCAGCCTATGTGGTgagtaggtgccattgaatcagttccaactccttgtgcaaggatgaccctgtgtacaacagttgTCGTTatatgtgagcccattgctgcagccactgtggcactcCATCTCCTATGTGTCCTCCTTGTCACTCctatccactttaccaaacaagatgtccttttccagggactgacctctcttGATAACACAAAGTATGTGCGAGGACGTATGAGAACCCTGTATAGGAATTGGGGTTTTGgggttgtttgttgtttgttttgaagtTCAGGCCTCTGTCATAAAGGACGTGGAGATTCAAAGCAGATGCCTGAGTAGGAATCTTGGCCCTAGTGTTGACTGGCCATAGAATCTGGCAAGTTACTTTCTCTTCTGTGTCTCCATTTTCAAAATGGGAACGATGCTATTTCCCTGCTGGTTGGAAAATGAAATGAGCTGACACCTGTAGCTACTTAGAAGAGTGGGTGGTTGGCTCATAATAGAGCTCGATCAAGGTTAACTTCAACTTGTAAAAGGACTCGCACACAGCAGACACAGAAGCTGGTTAAGTGACTGATTGTTAACCGAAAGGCCAACCCTTCCAAGCCACCCACCTCTtttcgggagaaagatgcggcagtctgtttccataaagatgggCTGGCGGGCTAGTTTGACTCTGCATTATAAGGTCACTAGGCATCCGAATACATTGGAGGGCACTAGGTTTGCTTGGGGGATTGTAGGACAACGACTATGAGAATATAAATTCCTCTAAATCTAGGCTTCCAGGTAGCTAATGTAAATGGCAGAAGTCGCCAGGTGGGAGAGATCCAGCAAGAAGTGACAGAAGGAAAATATCTCTTCTTCAGCATTGCCACATCTTCTCTGTGTCAAAAGAAGCCAGACCTCTGGCTTCTTCAAAGACCTGTACTGCTCTTTAAGTCTGTGTCAGCCAAAGGCCCCGTCCCAGAGTTGTGTGAAGCCCACAAGCGGAGGCCTCTATAAAATCCTTTTCCTTCTCAGCTTTTATGAGTCTTTTTTTAGAGCAATTTGAAACCATTGCAaaatacttttgttgttgttttttaatctcaAAACATGAAATGTGTGTTAACATTTTCTTTTATTGACTCATAAGGACTATCATCAAGGAGGTACGAATGAAGCGCTTTGATTTAACATTTCAAATAGACTGTGAAAACATCATATATTCCATTTATTGTCACCCAGCAAGACATATATGCTGAGGGATGTAGTCATCAGACATGGCATTCAATAGCGTGTTGGGTATGTAACATTAGATGTTAATAACCAAGAGCTGGACTTGCACTAGCACAGTGATCAGTGACATGGTCATTACAGTGTGACTTCTAAATAATTAGTACCTTTCAAGGTGCTCAATACAGTAAATTACAAAccttcacatttgtacataactcATTTTACAAATAAATGTTTTAAGACCCACCTGTTCAACTTTTATTTAAACACAAAATATTGCTGAACAAGTCTGCAAGAATAAATACTCCCTCGGGTGAGTTTCAGGGGTGGCCGGGAGCAGGGGTGGTAGAAATGCTTTTACATAGGATGTGTGTAACTGTGTATATCTGGACAACTGTTTAAAACATTCACCTTCTCGTGTAGTCTTTGAAACCTTGTGTCCTGGAAACAAACACTCTTGCATGTTAAACATAATTTAGTTACTAATTTAAAAAGTAACTATTTCTCCTTCAGTTAATATTATTTATGGTTAGATTGATTCCAAGAGTATAAATAGGTGGTTTACAGTCCCCCTCCTTGTACTTAGTAGCTAGCTTTTCAAGTGAACCTTTGATCATAACAATCAGGTATTGCTCTTtgcttaattatatatatataatcatataaggagctctggtgacatagtggttactcattgggctgcaaaccgtaaggtcagcagttcaaaaccaccagctgctccaagggagaaagacaaggctttctactcccataaaaagttacagtttcagaaactcacaggggaaggtctactgtgtcctacaaggtcattatgagtcagaactgcctcaatgacagtgagtttttgagaatgGCGTATAATTCGTGTTGTAGGATAAGGCATTCAACAATTTatcatgaataaaataaaaagtgacCTCTGGCCCCTAGCTAAGTTGTGCAGCCAAGGAGCCCAACAGAAACAGGTCAGCCTATTTGCTACTTGCCAGCTTCACTGTTGCACATCTAGGGTAAAAGTAGCGGAAGTTGAAACGTGGCTGTCAGCACGTTTTCAAAGTCAGAAGGCCATCATCGAACTCCACCATCCTATGATGGAAGCCCCAAGGGGGTTGCGGGTCACGATTACAAGAAGGTGTAGTGTTTTCCTCACACTTTTCTCCAAGACATCATTCTGCTGCAAGGGCCATTCCTCAGCAACGCACGTGCCCTTGACAAACAGCACTCTGCCTGTCTGCCATCTCGCTACAGAGCGGCTTTGAGACTGTGGCCTGTTAACTGGAGCTGAAGTCTGGGCAGCTCTTCCCCGGCAGCGGGGGCTCCTGCTGGAGGGGGTAAGCAAAGTATTGAGGAGACACCAAGAAGCCGGATGGCTGGGTCAGGTGGATCGGGTGAGCGGTGCTGTAAGGCGGGGGCGGCGAGGGCACCAGGCAGCTTGGCTCGGCCCTGGCAAAGGAGAACCTACGGATGGAGCCCCCGGTGGAgctggagctggtggctgtgctgGACTGCCTGGAAGGTGCCCTGAGGTTCGTGGAGGTCAGGATCATGGGCagggtctctgtctgatagctgCGGAGCGAGAAGCGGATCGGAGGCTGCGAGGGCTCCTTGGGTCTCAAGCAGGTGCAGCAGTAAATAGCCACTAAAGAGCCCAGGATGATGAACGCAATGAAGATGGAGCCGACGATCAGGAAGGGGACATAGACGGGCTCTAAAAGGCAAAAACAGACATACATAGGTGCTTGCGTAAGCGTCTCCCAGACTCAATCAGCTCagggtggaagggagggggaagcctGGGTATTACCACTACCGCTGTCAGCTCAACTTTGCAGAACTTGTGACTGGTAACTTATAAAGTGCAAACTGAGGACAGAATATTCTGGCTACCCCTAAAGGAGGGGATACTTTGGCCTCACTCCTAAAGGAGGGGATAGTATAGCCTGTTAGCAATTAGCCCTGCATTACACATCTGGAAATCAGAAAAGAACAAATCTATCCTCCTGGGGATGCTTTGGAAGGAAAGGTTAAGCTT
The Tenrec ecaudatus isolate mTenEca1 chromosome 3, mTenEca1.hap1, whole genome shotgun sequence DNA segment above includes these coding regions:
- the SHISA3 gene encoding protein shisa-3 homolog, coding for MGPLLALCLLLGWLRGGPAGAQQAGEYCHGWVDVQGNYHEGFQCPEDFDTLDATICCGSCALRYCCAAADARLEQGGCTNDRGELEHPGITAQPVYVPFLIVGSIFIAFIILGSLVAIYCCTCLRPKEPSQPPIRFSLRSYQTETLPMILTSTNLRAPSRQSSTATSSSSTGGSIRRFSFARAEPSCLVPSPPPPYSTAHPIHLTQPSGFLVSPQYFAYPLQQEPPLPGKSCPDFSSS